From Mobula birostris isolate sMobBir1 chromosome 22, sMobBir1.hap1, whole genome shotgun sequence, the proteins below share one genomic window:
- the trim32 gene encoding E3 ubiquitin-protein ligase TRIM32: MATSLDADIVREVLECPICMETFNQTAIRPKLLQCGHTICKQCLEKLIADSINGVRCPFCSKITRMNNLSQLSDNLTVLKIIDSASLSEAMCMVMCKVCRKRLPRNFCQKCGLVLCETCRTDQHQAQGHPVVTIRAAAEQRRKEIGAKLGGLREMLADMQRKKAAVDAVAKSMQAKYKAVHQEYSRAERRVQEELAKSRRAFTSAVSEVERMNNQVLEEHAYLINIAEVQIVSRCDYLSTKIKQADTALLEEDVDEEDPDLTNNMPAQLTLQQPELVKKDHLDPIEVGQLESRPHTVTIQETLMEMFAPSELAQEVDSSKEMASFPSPASPPKSRVPESVASGPPSCQLLKKIGSHGNLPGMFHLPVSLCVTVQGEVLVADRGNFRVQLFNRKGFMKEIRRSPNSIDNFVLSFLGAELPNLIPLSVAVNSSGLIGITDNYDNSVKIYTTGGQCVACHRNQLTKPWGIAAMPSGQFVVTDVEGGKLWCLTVDRNVGVVNYSRLCSAVRPKFVTCDANGSIYFTQGLGLNLENSQNEHHLEGGFSIGSVNSEGQLSRQYSHFFAENEDFRCIAGMCVDTGGNLIVADSGRKEILLFPKEGGFVSLLREGLVCPVGVAVSAKGQLLVLDCWDHCIKIYSYHTRRQIVN, translated from the coding sequence ATGGCTACCAGCCTGGATGCCGATATTGTTCGGGAGGTGTTAGAATGCCCCATCTGCATGGAGACCTTCAACCAGACTGCAATAAGACCGAAGCTCCTGCAGTGTGGACACACCATATGTAAGCAGTGTCTGGAAAAGCTGATAGCCGATAGCATTAATGGAGTACGTTGCCCCTTCTGCAGTAAAATAACCAGGATGAACAACCTGTCCCAGCTGTCAGACAATCTGACGGTTTTAAAGATTATTGACTCAGCCAGCCTGAGCGAGGCGATGTGCATGGTCATGTGCAAAGTCTGTCGCAAGAGGCTGCCTCGCAACTTCTGCCAGAAGTGCGGCCTGGTCCTCTGCGAGACCTGCAGGACTGACCAACACCAGGCGCAGGGGCACCCGGTGGTCACCATCCGGGCCGCAGCCGAGCAGCGGCGGAAGGAGATCGGGGCCAAGCTCGGTGGGCTGCGAGAAATGCTGGCCGATATGCAGCGCAAGAAGGCAGCGGTGGATGCTGTCGCAAAAAGCATGCAGGCCAAGTACAAGGCCGTCCACCAGGAATATTCCCGGGCCGAGAGGAGGGTGCAGGAAGAGCTGGCCAAATCCCGCAGGGCTTTCACCTCGGCTGTGtcggaagtggagaggatgaACAACCAAGTACTGGAGGAACATGCCTACCTGATCAACATAGCGGAGGTGCAGATTGTCTCTCGGTGCGATTACCTCAGCACCAAAATCAAGCAGGCAGACACTGCGCTTCTGGAGGAGGATGTCGACGAAGAAGATCCTGATCTGACTAACAACATGCCCGCTCAGTTGACACTGCAGCAGCCGGAACTGGTTAAAAAGGATCACCTGGATCCCATTGAAGTTGGTCAGCTTGAATCGAGGCCTCACACAGTCACCATCCAAGAAACGCTCATGGAGATGTTCGCCCCCTCTGAGCTGGCCCAAGAGGTAGACTCTTCCAAAGAGATGGCCAGCTTTCCATCTCCAGCTTCTCCACCCAAAAGCAGGGTGCCTGAAAGCGTGGCTTCGGGGCCTCCGAGCTGCCAGCTCCTGAAGAAGATCGGGTCACATGGCAACCTGCCTGGGATGTTCCACCTCCCGGTGAGCCTATGCGTGACTGTGCAAGGGGAAGTGCTGGTGGCAGATCGGGGCAACTTCCGGGTGCAGCTCTTCAACAGGAAAGGCTTCATGAAGGAGATTCGAAGAAGCCCAAACAGTATCGACAACTTTGTTCTGAGTTTTCTTGGCGCTGAGCTCCCCAACCTGATACCACTTTCTGTGGCTGTGAATAGCAGCGGCTTAATTGGCATCACAGATAACTATGACAACTCTGTCAAGATCTACACGACTGGGGGCCAGTGTGTGGCCTGTCACAGGAACCAGCTGACAAAGCCCTGGGGCATTGCAGCAATGCCGTCGGGGCAGTTTGTGGTGACAGATGTGGAAGGCGGGAAGCTGTGGTGCCTAACAGTCGACCGTAACGTTGGTGTGGTAAACTACTCCCGGCTGTGCAGCGCGGTCAGGCCCAAGTTCGTGACCTGTGATGCCAACGGCAGCATCTACTTCACCCAGGGCCTGGGCCTGAACTTAGAGAACAGTCAGAACGAGCATCACTTGGAGGGCGGCTTCTCCATTGGCTCCGTCAACTCGGAGGGGCAGCTCAGCCGACAGTACAGCCACTTCTTCGCCGAGAACGAAGACTTCCGCTGCATCGCGGGGATGTGCGTCGACACGGGCGGGAACCTCATCGTTGCTGACAGCGGACGCAAGGAGATCCTCCTCTTTCCCAAGGAGGGTGGGTTTGTCAGCCTGTTGCGAGAAGGCCTGGTGTGTCCAGTTGGTGTGGCTGTGTCAGCAAAGGGCCAGCTTCTGGTGTTGGACTGCTGGGATCACTGCATTAAGATCTACAGCTATCATACAAGGCGGCAGATTGTAAACTGA